A genomic segment from Syntrophales bacterium encodes:
- a CDS encoding zinc ribbon domain-containing protein, protein MPIYEFECKKCSHVFERFMKIGEGYEDLACPACGVKDPKKLVTAFRTNLWSTFLDDMERKVNPYKFK, encoded by the coding sequence ATGCCTATCTATGAATTTGAGTGCAAAAAATGCAGCCATGTCTTTGAACGGTTCATGAAGATCGGAGAGGGTTATGAAGATCTGGCCTGCCCGGCGTGCGGGGTAAAAGATCCAAAGAAGTTAGTTACCGCCTTCAGGACCAATCTCTGGTCAACATTCCTCGACGATATGGAAAGAAAGGTCAACCCGTATAAATTCAAGTAG
- a CDS encoding PD-(D/E)XK nuclease family protein — MQTTSFTSALKVYETCPRQYQFFRDFDFTPSRSAEIFFGALVHQTIEDIHRLVLDKRAHELNEGKIRKMFNFNFRHLLGFYKQLCIYAHILERRYDRKAERLLLYWTGEPMREDALMEFPYSPAIVDKAGIYFDQVVAQILNKDYAMHKAPEHKVCKECDLRIYCGREGTITLAKEEI, encoded by the coding sequence ATACAAACTACCAGTTTTACCAGTGCTCTCAAAGTTTACGAAACCTGCCCTAGGCAATACCAGTTCTTTCGAGATTTTGACTTCACACCTTCCAGATCAGCGGAAATCTTTTTCGGGGCCTTGGTTCATCAGACCATCGAGGACATCCATCGTTTGGTCCTGGATAAAAGGGCTCATGAGCTGAACGAGGGGAAGATTCGTAAAATGTTCAATTTTAATTTCCGACATCTTCTGGGCTTTTACAAACAACTTTGCATTTACGCTCATATTCTGGAACGGAGATATGATAGGAAGGCGGAAAGGCTTCTTCTTTATTGGACCGGCGAACCCATGCGAGAGGATGCTTTGATGGAATTCCCCTATTCACCTGCGATTGTAGATAAAGCGGGTATTTACTTTGACCAGGTGGTCGCACAGATTTTAAATAAGGATTATGCAATGCACAAGGCCCCTGAGCATAAGGTCTGTAAGGAATGTGACCTACGGATATATTGCGGTCGTGAAGGGACGATCACATTGGCTAAGGAAGAAATATGA